A single region of the Idiomarinaceae bacterium HL-53 genome encodes:
- a CDS encoding cyclopropane-fatty-acyl-phospholipid synthase: MTRMSEIESMKTLKKEATLFDNFARKLLFKVLSHIEVGHLQFKEENKIVASFGDSSAKSLAVIEVHHPRTYRRFVLHGDIGAGEAYMEGDWSSPDLTKIIQVFAANLTALDRLSKKASWLSWPFQMITHAMRSNSKSQAKQNISAHYDLGNELYTRFLDKRMQYSSAVFPSQSATIEEAQEYKLKRLCEMLELKPSDSLVEIGTGWGGLAIYAAQNYGCHVTTTTISEEQHAYVEAQIEALGLTDKITLLKQDYRDLEGTYDKLVSIEMIEAVGARYLPTFFKKCSHLLKPDGRMVLQAITIADQRLEQYNRNVDFIQRHIFPGGYLPSVELLSKMFRRHTDMTVRQLDDIGFHYADTLAAWRDRFNAHLTELEPFGYDERFSRMWNYYLSYCEGGFRERTISAVQLMATKRQCKAVLSGLSVTA, encoded by the coding sequence ATGACGCGAATGTCTGAAATTGAGTCAATGAAAACATTAAAAAAAGAAGCGACGCTTTTCGATAACTTTGCTCGTAAGTTGTTATTCAAGGTACTGTCACATATTGAAGTGGGCCATTTGCAATTTAAAGAAGAGAACAAGATTGTTGCGAGTTTTGGTGATAGCTCGGCAAAGTCCTTGGCTGTTATTGAAGTTCACCATCCCCGCACCTATCGTCGGTTTGTTTTGCACGGTGACATTGGTGCGGGCGAGGCATATATGGAAGGGGATTGGTCGAGCCCCGATTTAACGAAAATAATTCAGGTCTTTGCTGCTAATTTGACCGCACTCGATCGTCTTAGCAAGAAAGCGTCATGGTTGAGTTGGCCTTTTCAAATGATCACGCATGCAATGCGCAGCAACAGCAAGTCACAAGCAAAACAGAATATTTCTGCGCACTATGATTTAGGTAATGAACTGTATACTCGCTTCCTAGACAAGCGTATGCAGTATTCCAGCGCGGTCTTTCCATCGCAATCAGCAACGATAGAAGAAGCTCAAGAATACAAATTAAAACGTTTGTGCGAAATGTTGGAACTCAAACCCTCAGATAGCCTTGTAGAGATTGGCACTGGTTGGGGTGGGTTAGCCATTTATGCAGCACAGAATTACGGCTGCCATGTAACGACTACGACTATTTCCGAAGAGCAGCATGCGTATGTTGAAGCGCAAATTGAGGCGTTGGGTCTAACCGATAAGATAACATTGTTAAAGCAAGATTATCGTGATTTAGAAGGAACCTACGACAAGCTCGTTTCGATCGAAATGATCGAAGCTGTGGGCGCCCGATATTTACCTACCTTCTTCAAGAAGTGTTCACACTTACTGAAACCAGATGGACGCATGGTGTTACAGGCAATTACGATTGCTGACCAACGACTTGAACAATACAATCGAAATGTTGACTTTATTCAGCGACATATTTTTCCGGGTGGTTATCTGCCGTCGGTTGAGCTTCTGAGTAAAATGTTCCGCCGCCATACCGACATGACGGTTCGTCAGCTAGATGACATCGGTTTTCATTACGCAGACACATTAGCAGCATGGCGCGACCGATTTAATGCGCACTTAACTGAGCTAGAACCATTTGGCTACGATGAGCGGTTCTCACGGATGTGGAACTATTATTTAAGTTACTGTGAAGGTGGGTTCAGAGAAAGAACGATCAGTGCAGTACAACTTATGGCAACGAAAAGACAATGCAAAGCAGTACTTTCTGGTCTTTCGGTTACCGCTTAG
- a CDS encoding Chalcone isomerase-like, producing MRKLMAGCLIWLFASLSVASANQCEASHESLDKVGETRLKVFLFNVYDASLFTDTGAYEDFETLALRIDYLRDISAKALIERTEKEWGKLEIEVTERHREWLEELEQTWPDIKKGDCLVAYWQKNEGLQFINRDGRLGESFPDEFAEDFVSIWLAEESSYRENRNELVGERND from the coding sequence GTGAGAAAATTAATGGCTGGTTGTTTAATTTGGTTGTTTGCTTCACTTTCAGTAGCAAGTGCAAATCAATGTGAGGCAAGCCACGAGTCACTCGATAAGGTGGGCGAAACGCGGCTCAAAGTTTTCCTATTCAATGTTTATGACGCCAGTTTGTTCACAGACACCGGCGCTTACGAAGATTTTGAGACATTGGCATTAAGAATAGATTATCTAAGAGATATTTCAGCGAAGGCCCTGATTGAGCGAACTGAGAAAGAATGGGGGAAGCTTGAAATCGAAGTGACAGAGCGTCACAGAGAATGGTTAGAGGAACTAGAGCAAACTTGGCCTGATATTAAAAAGGGCGACTGCCTTGTAGCCTATTGGCAAAAAAATGAAGGTTTGCAGTTTATTAATCGTGACGGCAGACTCGGAGAGTCTTTCCCAGATGAATTCGCGGAAGACTTTGTAAGCATTTGGTTAGCTGAAGAGTCGTCTTATAGAGAAAACCGTAATGAGCTCGTGGGAGAACGTAATGATTAA
- a CDS encoding KOW motif — protein sequence MLSQVSFIYNDPDFLGQTVFIKRGKHQGKLGVVKKVLSDDIFQVSLGDFADDVVEFKRQEFLVYRHRKLKMKADRNETKITY from the coding sequence ATGCTGAGTCAAGTTTCTTTTATTTATAACGATCCAGATTTCTTGGGGCAGACCGTTTTTATAAAACGCGGAAAGCATCAAGGGAAGCTTGGCGTTGTGAAAAAGGTGTTATCAGACGATATTTTTCAAGTGAGTCTCGGAGACTTTGCAGACGACGTAGTTGAATTTAAGCGCCAAGAGTTTCTTGTGTATCGTCACCGTAAACTGAAAATGAAAGCCGATCGGAATGAAACTAAGATTACCTACTAA
- a CDS encoding dinuclear metal center protein, YbgI/SA1388 family has translation MQRNLLLEQLDTWMQPSSFKDYCPNGLQIEGREHVQNIVTGVTACQALIDKAIEQRADAILVHHGYFWKNESPQITGMKYKRIKALLAADINLLAYHLPLDVHVEFGNNAQLLKKLEATQIEPVLSVEPMGILMQGMLPQKLSGSQFARMLESVVQRKLVAAVTAEASIQKVAVCTGGGQGFIEAAVAAGADAFVTGEVSEQTIHVARECGIQFFAAGHHATERFGVFSLGEKIKAELGLSVQFIDIDNPA, from the coding sequence ATGCAACGCAATTTATTATTAGAGCAGTTAGATACTTGGATGCAACCAAGTTCGTTTAAGGATTACTGCCCGAATGGTTTGCAAATTGAAGGGCGCGAACATGTTCAGAACATCGTCACGGGGGTCACGGCTTGCCAGGCGTTGATTGATAAAGCAATTGAGCAACGAGCAGACGCAATACTTGTGCATCATGGTTATTTTTGGAAAAACGAATCTCCACAAATAACGGGTATGAAATACAAACGCATTAAAGCGTTATTAGCCGCAGATATAAACCTCCTCGCTTATCATTTACCACTCGACGTGCACGTTGAGTTTGGCAATAATGCGCAGCTTTTAAAGAAGCTAGAAGCTACGCAAATTGAACCTGTTTTAAGCGTGGAACCCATGGGCATTTTAATGCAGGGTATGCTGCCTCAGAAGCTTTCGGGGAGTCAGTTCGCACGAATGTTAGAGTCTGTAGTTCAACGGAAATTAGTGGCTGCTGTTACCGCTGAGGCGTCTATTCAAAAAGTCGCAGTTTGTACAGGAGGCGGTCAAGGGTTTATTGAAGCTGCTGTGGCTGCCGGAGCAGACGCATTTGTAACAGGTGAGGTGTCTGAGCAGACAATTCATGTGGCACGTGAATGCGGTATTCAATTCTTTGCAGCCGGTCACCATGCAACAGAGCGTTTTGGTGTCTTTAGCTTGGGAGAGAAAATAAAAGCGGAGCTAGGGCTCTCTGTTCAATTTATTGATATAGATAACCCGGCATGA
- a CDS encoding S-adenosylmethionine-dependent methyltransferase, producing MTDRVFTDDAARFTRNIYGTLKGEIRTRVLQADLDPLANQQPMQVLDIGAGGGQIGAWLAQFGHTITHVEPSADMLQEAQTRHAELGVMEQFTYVADTLQGFLPSATTYDLVQCHAVLEWLDDPFDALQRLLTAVKPGGWLSLMFYNVEAKRFANLVYGNFDYVRANLQVKKKVRFSPTQPLKIQVVKDWIAQTNLTLCVHSGVRCIHDYLRHPEKLQAAELIQEELAFRQIEPYRTLGRYQHFLLRNTGETM from the coding sequence ATGACCGATCGCGTATTTACGGACGATGCTGCGCGATTTACGCGCAATATTTATGGCACCTTAAAGGGTGAGATTCGCACGCGTGTTTTGCAAGCTGACCTTGACCCTCTTGCAAATCAGCAGCCGATGCAGGTCCTCGACATTGGCGCCGGTGGGGGGCAAATTGGTGCTTGGTTGGCTCAATTTGGCCATACCATAACGCATGTGGAGCCCTCGGCCGACATGCTGCAAGAAGCACAAACGAGACATGCTGAGCTTGGTGTAATGGAACAGTTTACTTATGTTGCAGATACCCTGCAGGGGTTTTTACCGAGTGCTACAACCTATGATCTTGTGCAATGCCACGCAGTTCTTGAGTGGCTTGACGACCCATTTGACGCCTTGCAAAGATTGCTCACTGCTGTGAAGCCGGGAGGCTGGCTGTCGCTCATGTTTTACAATGTAGAAGCGAAGCGATTTGCAAACCTAGTTTATGGCAATTTTGACTATGTTCGAGCCAACTTGCAGGTAAAGAAGAAAGTTCGTTTTAGCCCCACCCAGCCTCTCAAAATTCAAGTCGTAAAGGATTGGATCGCACAAACCAACTTGACTTTATGTGTTCATAGTGGGGTTCGTTGTATTCATGACTATTTGCGCCACCCGGAAAAGCTACAGGCGGCGGAGCTTATTCAGGAAGAATTAGCGTTTCGACAGATAGAGCCTTATCGAACGCTTGGCCGATATCAGCACTTTTTACTGAGGAATACAGGAGAGACAATGTGA
- a CDS encoding 2-hydroxy-3-oxopropionate reductase codes for MKKIAFIGLGVMGFPMAGHLQKAGFDVTVYNRTKQKAEKWCEVYGGKHASTPRKASEGADCVLLCVGNDDDVRSVVYGDDGVLAGCQTGAFVVDHTTASAELARELGAALARHSVNFLDAPVSGGQAGAENGALTVMIGGSEAHVESVRSVLSCYSKFIGWQGEIGTGQLAKMVNQICIAGVVQGLAEGMQFIERAGLDPKKVIESISQGAAGSWQMVNRWETMAQNKYDFGFAVDWMRKDLGLALSEANRNGARLPLTALVDQFYADVQANGGGRYDTSSLLTRFKK; via the coding sequence GTGAAGAAGATTGCATTCATTGGCCTGGGGGTCATGGGCTTTCCAATGGCTGGCCATCTGCAAAAGGCTGGTTTTGATGTGACGGTTTATAATCGTACGAAACAGAAAGCGGAAAAGTGGTGTGAAGTATATGGAGGGAAGCATGCAAGCACACCAAGAAAAGCATCAGAGGGCGCGGATTGTGTTCTCTTATGCGTTGGCAATGATGATGATGTGCGCAGCGTTGTGTATGGTGACGACGGTGTGCTAGCGGGTTGTCAAACAGGAGCTTTTGTTGTCGATCACACGACAGCTTCTGCGGAGTTAGCGCGTGAGCTAGGCGCGGCTCTGGCTCGGCATAGTGTTAATTTCCTTGACGCACCGGTCTCTGGCGGACAAGCCGGTGCTGAAAACGGTGCGCTTACGGTGATGATTGGTGGTAGTGAAGCCCATGTCGAGTCGGTTCGTTCAGTACTTTCTTGTTATAGTAAATTTATTGGGTGGCAGGGAGAGATTGGTACCGGGCAATTAGCGAAAATGGTCAATCAGATTTGTATTGCGGGTGTAGTACAGGGACTTGCCGAGGGAATGCAATTTATTGAGAGAGCGGGTCTCGATCCGAAAAAGGTGATTGAGTCAATTTCTCAGGGCGCAGCTGGCAGTTGGCAAATGGTCAACCGATGGGAAACCATGGCGCAAAATAAATATGACTTTGGCTTTGCTGTTGACTGGATGCGAAAAGATTTAGGTTTGGCTTTAAGTGAAGCGAACCGAAATGGTGCTCGACTTCCTTTGACTGCACTTGTTGATCAATTTTATGCAGATGTACAAGCGAATGGGGGCGGGCGGTACGATACGTCTTCTTTACTCACTCGATTCAAGAAATAG